One Nesterenkonia populi DNA window includes the following coding sequences:
- a CDS encoding MFS transporter, whose product MRFSFGSSAAPHFRRLVCALAVSVGVSFGAILYGTSVLITSSAAGAEFSVSLLSAAFSGSVLTGACVAVSVGRYADRHGIRRIVAFGGLLVFLGFLGFAAGTSEWQVLAAWWLLIGPGSAMVLFEPPFVALQQWFGREQRNRAAGTLTLITGLAGPIFIPSTTFMVERLGWRPTAALLGAAVLLVSGLAAGWALRVAPERGETTAPRPPDDGSAMLSARRLPAGFVPLTLAIALTMAVLEAFNVHRIARFEDSGFEPSSVAWWAAAVGLLSLPARFLLPVLANRFNSAKLYMTLTVLIMPAVWLAIRSAEAWQMYGHFIIFGLVFGAFIPLRAVIMSDWYSGAQFGALMGLQSVAIALGRAGGPAAVGWLADTPVGYPGGMALLAMLLILSLAMLLAALRRVQT is encoded by the coding sequence ATGCGTTTCTCCTTCGGATCTTCTGCCGCTCCGCATTTTCGCCGTCTGGTCTGCGCCTTGGCCGTCAGTGTGGGCGTGAGCTTCGGCGCGATTCTCTACGGCACCTCGGTGCTCATCACCTCAAGCGCCGCGGGCGCGGAGTTTTCCGTCTCGCTGCTCTCGGCTGCCTTCTCCGGATCTGTTCTGACCGGTGCCTGCGTCGCGGTGTCTGTGGGCCGCTATGCAGATCGGCACGGCATCCGCAGGATCGTGGCATTCGGCGGGCTGCTTGTCTTTCTCGGTTTCCTAGGATTCGCGGCCGGCACCTCGGAGTGGCAGGTGCTGGCGGCGTGGTGGCTGCTGATCGGCCCCGGCAGTGCCATGGTGCTCTTCGAGCCGCCTTTCGTGGCCCTGCAGCAGTGGTTCGGCCGAGAGCAGCGCAATCGTGCGGCGGGAACGTTGACTCTGATCACCGGTCTCGCCGGGCCGATCTTCATCCCCTCCACCACTTTTATGGTGGAGCGTCTTGGCTGGCGCCCGACAGCGGCGCTGCTCGGAGCTGCTGTGCTGCTGGTCTCCGGGCTGGCGGCCGGATGGGCGCTGCGGGTGGCGCCTGAGCGGGGGGAGACGACTGCACCTCGTCCCCCTGACGATGGTTCTGCGATGCTCTCCGCGCGAAGACTGCCTGCGGGATTCGTCCCACTGACTCTGGCCATTGCTCTGACGATGGCCGTGCTGGAGGCTTTCAACGTGCATCGCATTGCACGGTTCGAGGACTCCGGGTTCGAACCGTCGTCGGTGGCGTGGTGGGCTGCGGCGGTGGGGCTGCTGAGCCTGCCGGCACGTTTTCTGCTGCCGGTGCTGGCTAACCGCTTCAACTCCGCCAAGCTCTACATGACGCTGACCGTACTCATCATGCCTGCTGTCTGGTTAGCGATCCGCAGTGCCGAGGCCTGGCAGATGTACGGGCATTTCATCATTTTCGGGCTGGTTTTCGGGGCATTCATACCGCTGCGCGCGGTCATCATGAGCGACTGGTACTCCGGTGCTCAGTTCGGCGCGCTGATGGGACTTCAGTCAGTCGCCATTGCGCTGGGTCGGGCCGGTGGGCCGGCTGCGGTCGGCTGGCTGGCGGACACCCCCGTGGGTTATCCCGGGGGCATGGCGTTGTTGGCGATGCTGCTGATTCTGAGTCTGGCGATGCTCCTTGCCGCACTTCGCCGTGTGCAGACCTAG
- a CDS encoding M20/M25/M40 family metallo-hydrolase → MDNSSPTALLDLARNRYDSTLELLERMVMTESPTGDAPGVTSVAEQVRGLFAEHDPEVVAHEGEWGTHLVMDIPGAGVQRDAAPVLFIGHSDTVWPTGTLEKMPFRIEGDLAYGPGLFDMKSGLLIMHQGLSVSTELGLSRPPVRVVVVGDEEVGSPSSGELLRDSAEGVSAVLGFESPHPGGGLKVGRLGSTRLRLQITGRASHAALDPEGGVNAIEELVDQILALREIIGSAEDTAPGGVLCNVGTISGGGKTNVVPAVATVEVGLRFRTPEVEEKVLASIRELSPVRPDAQLEVETLSQRHAWQADVADEKLLAVVEQAASDAGLAAVGGRPAAGAGDTNFFGSLGLPTLDGFGPDGAGAHAAHEQVRLESIPERIALLAALLARL, encoded by the coding sequence ATGGACAACTCTTCTCCCACTGCCCTGCTTGACCTGGCGAGGAACCGTTATGACAGCACCCTTGAACTTCTGGAACGAATGGTCATGACGGAGTCGCCCACCGGGGACGCCCCTGGGGTCACCTCCGTCGCCGAGCAGGTGAGGGGGCTCTTCGCTGAGCACGATCCCGAGGTCGTGGCGCATGAGGGGGAGTGGGGGACACACCTCGTAATGGACATCCCCGGCGCGGGCGTGCAACGTGATGCCGCTCCGGTGCTCTTCATCGGACATTCCGACACGGTATGGCCCACCGGAACACTGGAGAAGATGCCGTTCCGGATCGAGGGAGACCTCGCCTATGGGCCCGGCCTTTTTGACATGAAGTCCGGGCTGTTAATCATGCACCAGGGATTGAGCGTCAGCACAGAGTTAGGACTCTCACGGCCGCCGGTGCGCGTGGTTGTGGTCGGTGACGAGGAGGTCGGCTCCCCCAGCTCGGGAGAGCTGCTGCGGGATAGTGCCGAGGGAGTCAGCGCCGTGCTGGGCTTCGAATCTCCTCACCCGGGCGGAGGGCTGAAGGTAGGCCGACTCGGCAGCACGCGACTCCGGCTTCAGATCACCGGGCGCGCGTCCCATGCCGCCCTTGACCCAGAGGGGGGAGTCAACGCCATTGAAGAGCTGGTGGATCAGATCCTCGCCCTGCGCGAGATTATCGGCTCGGCCGAAGACACCGCGCCGGGTGGCGTGTTGTGCAATGTCGGAACCATCAGCGGTGGTGGCAAGACTAACGTGGTGCCTGCTGTGGCAACGGTGGAGGTGGGGCTGCGGTTCCGCACCCCTGAGGTGGAGGAGAAGGTGCTGGCCTCCATCCGAGAGCTCAGCCCCGTGCGTCCCGATGCCCAGTTGGAGGTCGAAACCTTGTCCCAGCGCCACGCCTGGCAGGCGGACGTCGCCGATGAAAAGCTACTCGCCGTGGTGGAGCAGGCTGCCTCGGACGCGGGTCTCGCCGCCGTCGGCGGGCGTCCTGCGGCAGGTGCCGGAGACACGAACTTCTTTGGCTCCCTTGGCCTGCCGACCTTAGACGGTTTTGGTCCCGACGGCGCAGGAGCCCACGCAGCTCATGAGCAGGTCCGGCTAGAATCAATCCCGGAGCGGATCGCCCTGCTGGCGGCGCTCCTCGCGCGGCTCTGA
- a CDS encoding ATP-grasp fold amidoligase family protein, producing MDFDKADHESPYLSFLAAEFQKRGTKLRRTLSNKTKVHRMLREITVGGTHIGLPQQYNVLTSPNQITSESLGERAALKFAHGWSARGVMLLERTGAERYFDHFSLREWSLQEIREKQQETTASFPKKKPAWIIEEMLHGPQPGTIPFDYKFYMFQGQIGLVSQIDRNSSPLRNAFFDGNLNPLVEEQDFRLSSKIQPAAPLVPRSAVMLSRWAVELSQMTDAPFVRVDLYDTENGPYFGEFTFSSGAEHRRTIKFSRKMLNTFDHMFVNAEKMLNSDAVDLPESWSTLLQSTDSEALASQPLLSVTEYERLAHYLYNQGELGGFRLAEAQEALADHGADAAVNQYVSEAHRSAARWVKADRKSPPRGLREALQQVRKDHPPAQVIARKAHRTFRRLMQ from the coding sequence ATGGATTTTGATAAGGCCGACCATGAGTCACCCTACCTCTCATTCCTAGCGGCAGAGTTTCAGAAGCGGGGCACAAAGCTTCGCAGGACGTTGTCGAATAAGACCAAAGTGCATCGGATGCTCAGGGAAATCACCGTGGGCGGAACCCATATCGGATTACCCCAGCAGTACAATGTGCTCACGTCGCCGAACCAAATAACCTCTGAGTCACTCGGGGAGAGAGCCGCCCTGAAGTTTGCGCACGGCTGGTCAGCAAGAGGAGTCATGCTGCTCGAGCGCACCGGCGCAGAGCGATATTTTGATCACTTTTCTCTGCGTGAATGGTCGCTCCAAGAAATCCGTGAAAAGCAGCAGGAGACGACCGCCAGCTTCCCGAAAAAGAAGCCCGCATGGATTATTGAAGAGATGCTTCATGGCCCTCAGCCCGGGACCATACCCTTCGACTACAAGTTCTACATGTTCCAGGGTCAGATCGGCCTCGTGTCGCAGATCGACAGGAACTCGTCTCCTCTGCGCAACGCATTCTTCGACGGAAACCTGAATCCCTTGGTCGAAGAGCAGGACTTCAGGCTCTCCTCGAAAATACAGCCCGCAGCCCCGTTGGTGCCGCGCTCAGCCGTCATGCTCTCACGGTGGGCCGTCGAGCTCTCACAGATGACTGATGCGCCTTTCGTGAGAGTCGACCTCTACGACACCGAAAATGGCCCCTATTTCGGTGAGTTTACGTTCTCCTCGGGAGCGGAGCACAGACGAACAATAAAGTTCAGCAGGAAGATGCTCAACACGTTTGATCACATGTTTGTCAACGCGGAAAAGATGCTCAACAGTGATGCCGTGGATCTTCCTGAGAGTTGGAGCACCCTGCTGCAATCGACCGACTCCGAAGCTCTGGCTTCCCAGCCCCTGCTCAGTGTGACTGAGTATGAGCGCCTGGCCCATTACCTGTATAACCAAGGCGAACTGGGAGGATTCAGGCTGGCGGAGGCGCAGGAGGCGCTTGCGGACCACGGAGCTGACGCCGCAGTCAACCAGTACGTGTCCGAGGCGCACAGGTCGGCAGCCCGGTGGGTAAAAGCAGATCGAAAGTCTCCCCCACGCGGTTTGCGCGAAGCTTTGCAGCAAGTGCGCAAAGACCATCCTCCGGCACAGGTGATAGCCAGGAAGGCCCATCGGACGTTCCGGCGGCTGATGCAGTGA
- a CDS encoding Lrp/AsnC family transcriptional regulator, with product MSRSSAELDMKMMEALHVDGRASWQRIAHALGVNERTVARRGNALLESATVQVVAIGLPALGHVVALRCGHGQARMTSRALSQHAASHWAHVTTGDFDVVAEITAESQEETSFLLEELPAVAGIRDIRTYPVIEYLRLARWWNLGILSAHERAAIRTSAGLSSNQHIGTTENLTDRDQALLQALELDGRMSYEELGRRTGTSDVTAKRRLDALRREGVIAIRAVIDPEALGLGTETLTWLDVPPRHLETVAEGIRRSEHIKYASRIAGPWDFILKNHVRDRTATDEVLPDEPWVEHITSMNISVALRTDKRSMVPTSPR from the coding sequence ATGTCGCGATCTTCCGCAGAGCTCGACATGAAGATGATGGAGGCCCTGCATGTGGATGGCCGCGCCTCTTGGCAACGTATTGCCCACGCTCTTGGCGTTAATGAGCGCACAGTGGCGCGCCGCGGTAACGCCCTGCTGGAATCTGCCACGGTGCAAGTGGTTGCTATTGGCCTGCCGGCCTTGGGACATGTGGTGGCGCTTCGTTGCGGCCACGGACAGGCCCGGATGACCTCGCGTGCGCTGAGCCAGCACGCAGCCAGTCACTGGGCGCATGTAACTACCGGCGATTTTGACGTGGTTGCTGAAATCACCGCAGAGTCTCAGGAGGAGACCAGTTTTCTTCTCGAAGAACTGCCTGCCGTGGCAGGTATTCGGGATATACGCACTTATCCGGTTATCGAGTACTTGCGCCTGGCTCGGTGGTGGAACCTAGGCATCCTTTCGGCCCATGAACGGGCCGCCATCAGAACCTCAGCCGGGCTGAGTTCCAACCAGCACATCGGCACCACGGAGAACCTTACGGACCGGGACCAGGCTCTGTTGCAGGCCTTGGAGCTGGATGGACGCATGTCTTATGAAGAACTGGGTCGCCGCACGGGAACCTCTGATGTCACCGCCAAACGGCGCCTCGACGCGCTGCGCCGGGAAGGCGTGATTGCCATCCGAGCGGTCATCGACCCTGAGGCCTTAGGGCTGGGAACCGAGACGCTGACCTGGCTCGATGTGCCGCCGAGGCATCTGGAGACCGTGGCCGAGGGGATTAGGCGTTCGGAGCACATAAAGTACGCCTCACGCATTGCTGGCCCGTGGGACTTCATCCTGAAGAATCACGTACGGGATAGGACCGCTACTGACGAGGTGCTTCCAGACGAACCGTGGGTGGAGCACATCACCAGCATGAACATTTCGGTGGCTTTGCGAACCGATAAACGCAGCATGGTGCCCACCTCTCCCAGATAA
- a CDS encoding ABC transporter permease, whose translation MVGYVVRRALALVPVLSVVAVVTFGLMHLMPGDAAAVMLGPDASPEQVDALRESLGLNDPLLVQFFSWVGAALTGDLGTSLFIGLPVTEVLLAALGPTINLAVLAQVLAILIGVPAGIVAAKKQGTGADQTVMVGALMGISVPSFLLGLFLMLLFGVILGWLPVAGYVPPDQGLGEALRYLALPAIALGAMQAALIARMTRTAMLDTLSKNYMKTAKAKGLKARVTLYKHALRNAALPIITTIGQTLGTLIAGAAVVETVFNIPGIGQLIVNSVERRDLVVIQGVVLMIAVSYVLINFLVDVLYSVLDPRVRFAGGDS comes from the coding sequence ATGGTTGGCTATGTGGTCCGGCGGGCTCTGGCACTGGTGCCCGTATTGAGCGTCGTCGCCGTGGTGACGTTCGGGCTGATGCACCTGATGCCCGGTGACGCTGCGGCGGTGATGCTGGGGCCGGATGCCTCCCCGGAACAGGTCGACGCGCTGCGCGAGTCCCTGGGTCTCAATGACCCGCTGCTGGTGCAGTTCTTTTCCTGGGTTGGGGCCGCGCTTACTGGCGACCTAGGGACCTCCTTGTTCATTGGCCTGCCCGTCACCGAAGTGCTGCTGGCCGCCTTGGGTCCCACGATCAACCTGGCGGTCTTGGCTCAGGTGCTGGCGATTTTGATTGGCGTACCGGCAGGCATTGTGGCTGCCAAGAAGCAGGGCACTGGGGCCGATCAGACAGTCATGGTTGGTGCGCTGATGGGGATCTCAGTGCCGTCGTTCCTACTGGGACTGTTCCTGATGTTGCTCTTTGGGGTGATCCTGGGTTGGCTACCAGTTGCTGGGTATGTCCCGCCTGACCAGGGGTTAGGGGAGGCCTTGCGATATCTGGCTCTCCCGGCGATCGCTCTGGGAGCGATGCAAGCAGCCCTAATAGCCAGAATGACACGTACCGCGATGCTGGACACGTTGTCGAAGAACTACATGAAGACGGCGAAAGCGAAGGGGCTGAAGGCGCGCGTGACGCTATACAAGCACGCGCTACGCAACGCCGCACTGCCCATCATCACCACTATCGGTCAGACTTTGGGGACGTTGATCGCTGGGGCGGCTGTGGTGGAAACAGTGTTCAATATTCCTGGGATCGGTCAGCTGATCGTCAACAGCGTGGAGCGGCGTGACCTGGTAGTGATCCAGGGAGTAGTGCTGATGATCGCGGTCTCCTACGTGCTGATCAACTTCTTGGTCGATGTTCTCTACAGTGTGCTCGATCCAAGGGTTCGCTTCGCTGGAGGAGACAGCTAA
- a CDS encoding alpha/beta hydrolase encodes MTLRVYEPLSSRQQSGALLWIHGGGFVMGTPSMNDRLCLEVARRLGVVVFSPEYRLSPKHPYPTPLDDCMQAWTYMQDHARAYGIASDKVAVGGQSAGGGLAAMLALRLAEASGNQPIAQWLFSPMLDDRTAAARELDGIGHFTWGNDSNRFGWTSFLAAEPGSDGVPAEAVPARAASLSSLPPTWMGVGTIDLFHDENRRYATALADAGVRVRLSTVPGAPHGFEEMSPQSTVVRNYIDDALAWLEACLQR; translated from the coding sequence TTGACCCTCCGGGTTTATGAGCCCCTGAGCTCCCGGCAGCAAAGCGGCGCACTCCTCTGGATTCACGGAGGAGGTTTTGTCATGGGCACCCCCTCAATGAACGATCGATTGTGCCTAGAGGTCGCTCGGCGGCTCGGCGTCGTGGTCTTCAGCCCGGAGTACCGGCTCTCCCCCAAACATCCCTACCCGACACCTCTCGATGATTGCATGCAGGCATGGACCTATATGCAGGATCACGCCCGCGCCTACGGCATCGCCTCCGACAAGGTCGCGGTTGGAGGCCAGAGCGCGGGCGGCGGACTCGCTGCCATGCTGGCCCTTCGACTCGCTGAGGCCAGTGGGAACCAGCCCATCGCCCAGTGGCTGTTCTCTCCGATGCTGGATGACCGCACCGCAGCAGCCCGCGAACTGGACGGCATCGGACACTTCACATGGGGAAACGACAGCAACCGCTTCGGCTGGACATCGTTCCTGGCAGCCGAACCTGGGTCAGACGGCGTACCGGCTGAAGCTGTCCCCGCCCGAGCGGCCTCGCTGAGCTCTCTGCCACCGACATGGATGGGCGTGGGCACGATCGATCTGTTCCATGACGAGAACCGGCGCTACGCGACAGCACTGGCTGACGCCGGAGTCCGCGTCAGGCTCAGCACCGTCCCGGGTGCCCCTCATGGGTTCGAAGAGATGTCCCCGCAATCCACCGTGGTGAGAAACTACATCGACGATGCACTCGCATGGCTCGAGGCCTGCCTCCAGCGGTGA
- the menC gene encoding o-succinylbenzoate synthase — MRATEIALHDVELPLRHAFETSSHRKSSLRHLLVEMTSEDGWVGWGEIASPVDPFYAPETTTTAWQTAVQHLIPTVLGAEWEHPDEIAGLYARVRGNYFAKAGVEMAAWTLWTTTHSVPLAHALGGERDSVIAGVSLGIEPDIDVLLTQVGRHVESGYPRVKLKIAPGWDVEPVRAVRETFPNLDVHVDANGAYPGSSESGGEEAFEVLRALDPFRLTMVEQPFAPKNFSDHARLTAAMDTPVCLDESVETLDDLRTALALNAGNVLNIKVSRMGGLSAARDAHAVSSAAGWPVWCGGMHEFGVGRLANVALSSLSGFTLPSDVSASGKYYAQDIIDPPVTAEQGVVQVPTAPGLGHRVRNDVITAHATRQQRFHA, encoded by the coding sequence ATGCGCGCCACGGAGATAGCACTTCACGACGTCGAACTGCCCCTGCGCCACGCCTTCGAGACCAGCTCGCACAGGAAATCCTCACTGCGCCATCTGCTGGTGGAGATGACCTCCGAGGACGGCTGGGTGGGCTGGGGCGAGATCGCATCCCCGGTCGACCCCTTCTACGCTCCAGAGACGACGACGACAGCCTGGCAGACCGCCGTCCAGCATCTGATCCCGACCGTACTTGGCGCAGAGTGGGAGCACCCCGACGAGATCGCCGGACTCTACGCGAGGGTGCGCGGAAACTACTTCGCCAAGGCCGGGGTTGAGATGGCCGCATGGACATTGTGGACCACCACCCATTCCGTGCCGTTGGCGCATGCTCTCGGCGGTGAACGCGACTCGGTCATTGCCGGGGTCTCCTTGGGCATCGAACCCGATATCGATGTCCTACTCACCCAGGTAGGCCGCCATGTGGAATCCGGCTATCCTCGGGTGAAGCTGAAGATCGCGCCAGGATGGGACGTCGAGCCGGTGCGTGCGGTCCGCGAGACCTTCCCGAACCTCGATGTCCACGTCGACGCCAACGGCGCCTACCCGGGTTCTTCCGAATCAGGCGGGGAAGAGGCCTTCGAGGTGCTACGCGCGCTAGATCCGTTTCGACTGACCATGGTCGAGCAGCCCTTCGCTCCAAAGAACTTCTCCGACCACGCTCGTCTGACCGCGGCGATGGACACACCGGTGTGCCTCGACGAGTCGGTGGAGACCCTAGATGACCTGCGCACCGCGCTGGCCCTAAACGCCGGCAATGTCCTCAACATCAAGGTCTCACGCATGGGTGGACTGAGCGCGGCTCGCGACGCGCACGCCGTAAGTTCCGCTGCTGGATGGCCGGTCTGGTGCGGTGGGATGCACGAATTCGGTGTCGGCAGGCTGGCCAACGTTGCCCTCTCCTCGCTGTCAGGGTTCACGCTGCCCTCAGACGTATCCGCCTCCGGCAAGTACTACGCGCAGGACATCATCGATCCTCCGGTCACCGCCGAGCAGGGCGTGGTGCAGGTCCCAACGGCACCCGGGCTGGGCCACCGCGTGCGCAACGACGTCATCACCGCTCATGCAACCAGGCAGCAGCGCTTCCACGCCTGA
- a CDS encoding TetR/AcrR family transcriptional regulator, whose protein sequence is MSRRNTRSGEVIEPKVSRRSEAARHAILQATARLLETGGRSFETLTIESIAAEAGVGKQTIYRWWSNKAAVVLEAIATGHLEMEYTSIPETGDIDADLCTWMDSMSREASAEPNTSMAEHMISALMASDHSTKKALSDSGILQHPPLMRRLHAEVESGRLREDIDPRAVAAALVDPVRIQMLTIGHVDSEWARSLVKAVLEGVRTGR, encoded by the coding sequence ATGTCTCGACGGAACACCCGATCGGGTGAGGTGATAGAACCCAAGGTGAGTCGTCGCAGTGAAGCCGCGCGGCACGCGATCCTGCAAGCGACGGCGAGGCTGCTGGAAACTGGCGGCCGATCCTTCGAGACCCTGACCATCGAGAGCATCGCCGCAGAAGCGGGCGTGGGCAAACAGACGATCTACCGGTGGTGGTCCAACAAAGCGGCAGTGGTCCTTGAAGCCATTGCCACCGGCCATCTGGAGATGGAATACACCTCCATCCCGGAGACCGGAGATATCGACGCCGATCTCTGCACCTGGATGGATTCCATGAGCAGAGAAGCGTCAGCAGAGCCGAACACGTCGATGGCCGAGCATATGATTTCGGCACTGATGGCCAGTGACCATTCCACCAAGAAAGCACTCAGCGACTCCGGCATTCTCCAGCACCCCCCACTGATGCGCCGTCTGCACGCCGAGGTCGAGTCTGGGCGCCTCAGAGAAGATATTGATCCACGAGCCGTGGCAGCAGCTCTTGTTGATCCAGTACGCATACAGATGCTCACGATCGGTCATGTTGACTCGGAGTGGGCGCGCTCGCTGGTCAAAGCTGTCCTCGAAGGCGTGCGAACCGGGCGCTGA
- a CDS encoding rhodanese-like domain-containing protein, giving the protein MLRPDQRNQTLVDVRGEGEYAQGHLAGAVHLPLDHLSERAESDLSDRNAPLVCYCKGRNRGALAADACAAQDGVPQPH; this is encoded by the coding sequence GTGCTTCGTCCCGATCAGCGGAATCAGACCCTGGTCGATGTTCGCGGAGAAGGGGAATACGCCCAAGGGCATCTGGCCGGAGCGGTCCACCTTCCATTGGATCATTTGTCGGAGAGGGCGGAGTCCGATCTGTCCGATAGGAACGCCCCACTCGTCTGCTACTGCAAAGGGCGCAATCGAGGAGCTTTGGCCGCCGATGCATGCGCTGCGCAAGATGGGGTTCCCCAACCTCACTAA
- a CDS encoding MurR/RpiR family transcriptional regulator yields the protein MKSTDSEESSTAGHEPYGAEPENRRGLDSPAARFGASMSPRTSSKTLQARLVRKERENLERVFDSFENEDSVARAAALIAGARRRFIVGHGRSAAFAHLLDLDLSHGVSQVSLIDGQSTRSIDVLTDVRSTDVLVAFSLRRYRRETAPLVQAFARRGGTVVAVTDSVDSPLVRPASEVVIVPTDSASVTDSATGIAAVIHLLTALTTASAKGSRRRLTERESLIQEMGPYI from the coding sequence ATGAAAAGCACGGACAGCGAAGAGTCTTCGACCGCCGGCCACGAGCCCTACGGTGCAGAGCCCGAGAATCGGCGCGGCCTGGACAGCCCGGCCGCTCGTTTCGGAGCTAGCATGTCCCCGCGGACCTCGTCCAAAACCCTGCAGGCGCGACTGGTCCGCAAGGAGCGCGAGAACCTGGAGCGCGTCTTCGACAGCTTCGAGAACGAGGACTCGGTAGCCCGGGCTGCGGCACTGATCGCCGGCGCCCGCCGTCGATTCATCGTGGGCCATGGCAGGTCTGCCGCCTTCGCTCACCTGTTGGATCTGGACCTCTCCCATGGGGTCTCACAGGTCTCGCTCATCGATGGTCAGAGCACCCGCAGCATCGATGTGCTCACCGATGTGCGCAGCACCGACGTCCTGGTTGCGTTCTCACTGCGCCGCTACCGTCGAGAGACCGCCCCCCTGGTGCAGGCCTTTGCCCGGCGCGGCGGGACGGTAGTGGCAGTTACGGACTCGGTTGACTCCCCGCTGGTACGGCCTGCGAGCGAGGTGGTGATCGTTCCGACCGACTCTGCTTCGGTCACGGACTCCGCCACCGGCATCGCCGCGGTGATCCATCTGCTCACCGCGCTCACCACGGCAAGTGCCAAGGGAAGCCGTCGGCGGCTGACCGAGAGAGAATCACTGATCCAAGAGATGGGACCGTATATCTGA
- a CDS encoding GNAT family N-acetyltransferase yields MRHQDAAAPLSHAMPKSISLAGGIVVRGLTEVAELEAACRLYRDVFSYSGEDQGINARLLKNLLTYGGTVIGAVDAAGTVRGIAFGWTALETDQGDPHIYHFSQAAVVSQDLQGKGVGRALKNVQAAVAHRQGSSRMRWTYDPMSSRNAYFNLDVLGARGRWFTRDALAGPGTDRITVEWRLGEKPSPTQQATTLSELEAELSAHRLTEPGQIRASGDSTALAVPAHQPTDPGVIEVLRSRFSEIFDQGFVAISCRRVAEDLAVYSFARRA; encoded by the coding sequence ATGAGACATCAGGATGCAGCCGCGCCCCTTTCGCACGCCATGCCGAAATCAATCAGCCTGGCCGGTGGAATCGTGGTCCGGGGTCTCACTGAGGTCGCCGAGCTAGAAGCAGCATGCCGGCTCTACCGTGACGTCTTCTCCTACAGCGGGGAGGACCAAGGAATCAACGCCCGACTGCTGAAGAATCTGCTCACCTACGGCGGAACTGTCATCGGCGCCGTCGATGCCGCGGGCACCGTCCGCGGCATCGCATTCGGATGGACGGCGTTGGAAACCGATCAGGGGGACCCACACATCTACCATTTCTCCCAGGCTGCAGTAGTCTCGCAGGATCTACAGGGCAAGGGCGTCGGTCGCGCATTGAAGAACGTCCAGGCCGCCGTCGCCCATCGGCAGGGGTCAAGCCGGATGCGGTGGACCTACGATCCGATGAGCAGCCGCAACGCTTACTTCAACCTTGATGTGCTCGGCGCACGGGGCCGTTGGTTCACCCGCGACGCCCTCGCCGGGCCGGGCACCGATCGCATCACCGTAGAATGGCGACTCGGCGAGAAGCCGTCGCCGACTCAGCAAGCAACTACTCTCAGCGAACTGGAAGCGGAGCTCTCGGCGCACCGGCTGACGGAACCTGGCCAGATCCGAGCGAGCGGCGACTCGACGGCTCTCGCCGTCCCCGCCCACCAGCCCACTGATCCAGGAGTCATCGAAGTGTTGCGCTCGCGCTTCAGCGAGATCTTCGACCAAGGATTCGTGGCGATCTCTTGCCGCCGCGTAGCCGAGGATCTGGCCGTCTACAGCTTCGCGAGGCGTGCATGA